One genomic region from Anthonomus grandis grandis chromosome 1, icAntGran1.3, whole genome shotgun sequence encodes:
- the LOC126742002 gene encoding glutathione S-transferase 1-1-like: protein MPKLYCTLISPPTRAVMMCANVLGVKLELVEIDVLAGDQLKEEFLRKNPCETIPVLEDDDGWIVAESHAINAYLVAKYGKDDQLYPKDYKLKSHVDAKLHFDTGVIFIRGLNISKPLVYRPGGVQPDEFRLKLLKEAFETLDRMLQRTKSDYIVGDRLTIADFSYITSITQWNIFVPYSRYPYVDAYIKRMKKLPFFELNEEGCNLYNELIKKNLKA from the exons ATGCCTAAATTGTACTGTACCCTTATAAGTCCTCCCACCAGGGCGGTCATGATGTGCGCTAATGTATTGGGGGTTAAGTTGGAATTAGTGGAGATTGATGTGCTGGCTGGGGACCAGcttaaagaagaatttttacGC aaGAACCCCTGTGAAACTATTCCAGTCTTAGAAGATGATGATGGATGGATCGTAGCTGAGAGTCACGCCATTAATGCTTATTTAGTGGCCAAATATGGAAAGGATGACCAATTGTATCCCAAAGATTACAAATTGAAGTCTCACGTTGATGCAAAGTTACATTTTGATACTGgagttatttttattagaggGTTAAATATCTCG AAACCTTTGGTTTACAGACCCGGTGGTGTTCAGCCAGATGAGTTTCGCCTTAAACTTCTTAAAGAAGCTTTCGAAACTCTTGATCGTATGTTACAACGTACCAAGAGCGATTATATAGTTGGTGATAGACTCACTATCGCAGATTTCAGTTATATCACTTCAATCACTCAATGGAATATTTTCGTGCCTTATAGCAGATATCCTTATGTCGACGCGTATATTAAAAGAATGAAGAAGTTACCATTCTTCGAGTTAAATGAAGAGGGATGTAATTTGTATAATGAGCTGATTAAGAAAAATCTTAAAGCTTGA